The proteins below are encoded in one region of Candidatus Binataceae bacterium:
- a CDS encoding MarC family protein → MPAWRADNSPTLEAQIMWDRSMCAQIATALIVVTDPIGNLPIFISLTSHHTISERKHAVNIAVLTAALTLIISVYLGEPVLAMFGISVASFRVAGGIIVMLMAIAMLQARPSEVRYAPGEADEAAHRAAIAVVPLGIPLIAGPGAISTVIIFAHQSTSWLDLAFLTATSLVVSGLMWFALRLATPIRKLLGLTGINVVTRLMGLILTAVAVEFITGGLGELLPGLTRIR, encoded by the coding sequence ATGCCAGCATGGAGGGCTGATAACTCGCCCACCCTGGAGGCCCAGATCATGTGGGATCGCAGCATGTGCGCGCAGATTGCCACGGCTTTGATCGTGGTCACCGACCCAATCGGCAACCTGCCCATTTTCATCAGCCTGACCAGCCATCACACCATCAGCGAGCGCAAGCATGCCGTCAATATCGCCGTGCTCACCGCCGCCCTGACCCTGATTATCTCGGTCTATCTGGGCGAGCCGGTCCTGGCCATGTTCGGCATCAGCGTTGCTTCCTTTCGGGTCGCCGGCGGCATTATCGTGATGTTAATGGCGATCGCGATGCTGCAGGCGCGGCCCAGCGAGGTGCGTTATGCCCCAGGCGAGGCCGATGAAGCGGCCCACCGCGCCGCCATCGCGGTGGTCCCGTTGGGCATCCCACTGATCGCGGGGCCGGGCGCGATCAGCACGGTGATTATTTTTGCCCACCAATCCACTAGCTGGCTGGATCTCGCCTTTTTGACCGCGACCAGCCTGGTAGTGAGTGGCTTGATGTGGTTTGCGTTACGGTTAGCCACGCCGATCCGAAAACTGCTGGGGCTGACTGGAATCAACGTCGTGACCCGCTTGATGGGGCTGATTCTGACCGCGGTCGCGGTCGAGTTCATCACCGGCGGCCTAGGCGAGCTTCTGCCCGGCCTAACCCGGATCCGGTAG